One Lactobacillus sp. CBA3606 DNA segment encodes these proteins:
- a CDS encoding AI-2E family transporter has product MDRISRFFKRDDITLYLTLLFLMIIVYLMRGFATVILLTTIFAFLGVKVSHWLNLKTHLPYWLAAIVVYVLVLGIFIGALSYAAPTLIAQLKVIPDMLAKAITHHPVLNKNIDTWINKAIHSSELIQNSKSLLVTGVKEISHVGTGFTHVILAIFLSFIFTLTRGRMMSFGRQFLNSKFSRFFKNVYYLAHKFILILGKIIETQLIICTINTILMTIGFFIIGMPSILVLSIIVFILGLVPVAGVLLSMIPLTLLAFAAGGVVYVAEIIVLVILVHAFESYFLHPRLMADRTDLPVFATFITLIIMESLLGAWGLIVGIPIVAFFLDIIGVQDSEQKRVATKK; this is encoded by the coding sequence ATGGATCGAATCAGTCGTTTTTTTAAACGCGATGATATTACGCTTTACTTAACATTACTATTTTTAATGATTATCGTTTACTTAATGCGGGGCTTTGCGACGGTTATTTTATTAACGACGATTTTTGCCTTTTTAGGGGTAAAAGTGAGCCATTGGTTGAATTTAAAAACTCATCTACCGTATTGGTTGGCGGCCATTGTCGTCTATGTCTTGGTCTTGGGGATTTTTATTGGCGCCTTGTCTTACGCCGCGCCGACTTTAATTGCGCAGCTCAAAGTCATTCCAGATATGTTGGCGAAGGCCATCACCCATCATCCAGTTTTGAATAAAAATATTGATACTTGGATTAATAAGGCGATTCATAGTAGTGAGTTAATCCAAAATAGTAAGTCGTTATTAGTGACTGGGGTTAAAGAAATCAGTCATGTCGGGACTGGCTTCACCCATGTGATTCTCGCGATTTTTTTAAGCTTTATTTTCACGTTAACTCGGGGCCGGATGATGAGTTTTGGCCGGCAATTTTTAAATTCAAAATTCAGTCGCTTCTTTAAAAATGTCTACTATTTAGCCCATAAATTCATTTTAATTCTTGGCAAAATTATTGAGACCCAATTGATTATTTGTACCATCAACACAATTTTAATGACCATTGGTTTCTTTATTATTGGGATGCCCAGTATCTTAGTGTTGTCGATTATTGTCTTTATCTTAGGACTAGTCCCAGTTGCGGGGGTACTCTTGTCGATGATTCCATTGACGTTGTTGGCGTTTGCTGCGGGCGGCGTCGTCTATGTTGCCGAAATTATCGTCCTTGTCATTCTCGTGCATGCTTTTGAGTCTTATTTCTTACATCCACGGTTAATGGCGGATCGGACTGATTTACCCGTTTTTGCTACCTTTATTACGCTGATTATTATGGAAAGCTTATTAGGCGCTTGGGGCTTGATTGTCGGGATTCCGATTGTAGCGTTCTTCTTAGATATTATTGGCGTCCAGGATTCTGAACAAAAACGGGTGGCAACTAAGAAATAA
- the purB gene encoding adenylosuccinate lyase translates to MIDRYTRPEMGQVWSLENQYQAWLEVEIAADEAWAELGKIPAADVAKISANAKFDSDRIAEIEAVTHHDVVAFTRDVSESLGAERKWVHYGLTSTDVVDTAQGYRLKQANAIIRQDLQDLRATLAQQAKKYKYTVEMGRTHGVHAEPTTFGLKLARWYSEINRDIERFEHAAAGVEAGKISGAVGTFANIPPFVEQFVCDKLGIRAQEISTQILPRDLHAEYIATLALIATSVEVFATEIRGLQKSETHEVEEFFNKGQKGSSAMPHKRNPIGSENVTGLARVIRGHMMTAYEDVPLWHERDISHSSAERIILPDTTILTDYILTRITKIIGTLTVFPERMKQNMDATYGLIYSQRVLLKLIDTGMSREAAYDLVQPLTAQSWDQQLQFKPLVESNAEIRQHLDQAAIDDAFDYHYHLRHVDDIFKRLGLDD, encoded by the coding sequence ATGATTGATCGTTATACGCGTCCCGAGATGGGCCAAGTGTGGTCCCTAGAAAACCAGTACCAAGCTTGGTTGGAAGTTGAAATTGCGGCTGATGAAGCCTGGGCTGAATTAGGCAAGATTCCAGCGGCAGATGTTGCTAAGATTAGTGCCAATGCGAAGTTTGATAGTGATCGTATCGCTGAGATTGAAGCTGTGACCCATCATGATGTGGTGGCGTTTACGCGTGATGTTTCAGAATCATTAGGGGCTGAACGTAAGTGGGTCCATTATGGGTTAACGAGTACCGATGTGGTTGATACGGCGCAGGGGTACCGATTAAAGCAAGCCAATGCGATTATTCGTCAAGATTTACAGGATTTACGAGCAACATTAGCGCAACAAGCCAAAAAATATAAATATACTGTTGAAATGGGTCGTACCCATGGGGTCCATGCGGAACCAACGACCTTCGGACTGAAGTTGGCACGGTGGTATTCTGAAATTAATCGGGATATTGAACGGTTTGAACACGCTGCTGCTGGCGTTGAAGCTGGGAAAATTAGTGGTGCAGTAGGAACTTTCGCCAATATTCCGCCATTCGTCGAACAGTTTGTGTGTGATAAGCTCGGTATTCGGGCACAAGAAATTTCAACCCAAATTTTACCGCGTGATTTACATGCCGAATACATCGCTACGTTGGCGTTAATTGCCACGAGTGTTGAAGTATTTGCAACTGAAATTCGCGGCTTACAAAAATCAGAAACGCATGAAGTTGAAGAATTTTTCAATAAAGGTCAAAAAGGGTCATCAGCGATGCCGCATAAGCGGAATCCGATTGGTTCTGAAAATGTGACTGGCTTAGCACGGGTCATTCGTGGACACATGATGACAGCTTACGAAGATGTACCATTATGGCATGAACGGGATATTTCACATTCTTCAGCTGAACGGATCATTTTGCCGGATACGACGATTTTAACGGACTATATCTTGACGCGGATTACAAAGATTATTGGGACGTTGACTGTTTTTCCAGAACGTATGAAGCAGAATATGGATGCCACCTATGGGTTAATTTATAGCCAACGGGTCTTATTGAAGCTGATTGATACTGGGATGTCACGTGAAGCAGCTTATGATTTAGTTCAGCCACTCACGGCCCAATCTTGGGACCAGCAGTTGCAGTTCAAACCATTGGTTGAAAGTAATGCCGAAATTCGCCAACATTTAGATCAAGCAGCGATTGATGATGCTTTTGACTATCATTATCATTTACGGCATGTTGATGATATCTTTAAACGTTTAGGCTTAGATGATTAA
- a CDS encoding adenylosuccinate synthase: MASVVVVGSQWGDEGKGKITDFLSQEADVVSRYQGGDNAGHTIVFNGKTFKLRLIPSGIFFHDKLSIIGNGVVLNPKSLVEELQYLRDNGVQPDNLRVSNRAHVILPYHILLDGAQEKAKAGGKIGTTNKGIGPAYMDKAERIGIRMADLLDKETFAALLKRNLQEKNQIITKLYDLEPIKFDDIFEDYYNYGQELKPFVTDTSVVINDALDAGKRVLFEGAQGVMLDIDQGTYPYVTSSNPVAGGVTIGSGVGPSKIDNCVGVLKAYTSRVGDGPFPTELFDEVGNFIRETAHEYGTVTKRPRRIGWFDSVVLRHAKRVSGLTHLSLNCLDVLTGLKTIKICTAYDLNGKTIYHYPASLKELEACKPIYDELPGWDEDITGVKTLAELPENARNYLRRIEELVGVKLATFSVGPDREQTNVIDHDIWN; this comes from the coding sequence ATGGCATCAGTCGTAGTAGTAGGGAGCCAATGGGGCGATGAAGGTAAAGGAAAGATCACAGACTTTTTAAGTCAGGAAGCAGATGTGGTATCACGTTACCAAGGCGGCGATAACGCCGGCCACACTATCGTATTTAATGGTAAGACTTTTAAATTACGGCTGATTCCATCAGGGATTTTCTTCCATGATAAGCTTAGTATCATTGGTAACGGCGTCGTTTTAAATCCTAAATCATTGGTTGAAGAACTCCAATATCTGCGCGATAACGGGGTCCAACCAGATAACCTCCGCGTTTCCAACCGCGCACATGTGATTTTGCCTTACCATATTCTTTTAGACGGTGCGCAGGAAAAGGCTAAAGCCGGCGGTAAGATTGGGACAACCAACAAGGGTATCGGACCAGCTTACATGGATAAAGCCGAACGCATTGGGATTCGGATGGCCGACCTATTAGACAAAGAAACCTTTGCCGCCCTCTTAAAACGTAACTTACAAGAAAAGAACCAAATCATCACCAAGCTATATGATTTGGAACCCATTAAATTCGATGATATTTTCGAAGACTACTATAACTATGGTCAAGAATTGAAGCCATTTGTGACAGATACCTCGGTTGTCATTAATGACGCCTTAGACGCTGGCAAGCGCGTGCTATTCGAAGGTGCTCAAGGTGTCATGCTAGATATCGACCAAGGGACTTACCCTTACGTGACCTCGTCTAACCCCGTTGCCGGTGGTGTCACCATTGGGAGTGGCGTGGGCCCTTCTAAGATTGATAACTGTGTGGGGGTTTTAAAAGCCTATACGTCACGAGTTGGTGACGGTCCATTCCCAACCGAACTCTTTGATGAAGTTGGGAATTTCATCCGCGAAACAGCCCATGAATATGGCACAGTCACCAAACGGCCACGTCGAATCGGTTGGTTTGATAGTGTTGTTCTACGCCATGCTAAACGCGTTTCTGGCTTAACTCATTTAAGTTTGAACTGTTTAGATGTTCTTACCGGCTTAAAAACCATTAAAATCTGTACCGCATATGACTTAAATGGCAAAACCATTTATCATTATCCTGCCAGCTTAAAAGAACTCGAAGCTTGCAAACCGATCTATGATGAATTACCTGGTTGGGATGAAGATATCACTGGCGTGAAGACCTTGGCTGAATTACCTGAAAACGCCCGTAACTACCTCCGCCGTATTGAAGAACTCGTCGGTGTTAAGTTGGCAACTTTCTCAGTCGGTCCCGACCGTGAACAAACTAATGTGATTGACCACGACATCTGGAACTAA
- a CDS encoding tyrosine-protein phosphatase, whose translation MEHNRVLRLDHGINFRELGGYQTTGGQTIKWQKLLRCGGMSLLSPHDLTYLDQYGLRYDIDLRQASEAQLSPDRYPQSTHYRNTSVYPFTDNRRFDRRLKRLIKRMIIDDSFNAQTYAQMVTDSHPIKVWQHLFATLLANDQPNQSLVFHCAAGKDRTGVAGALIMTALDVPRDTIMQDYLLTNAVFMAADELDNDTIITEANNGDLASHFNTALAVEADNLKMVFHVFDDLYGGGRGYLREALGLSLADLNELKQLYLDDPA comes from the coding sequence ATGGAACATAATCGCGTTTTACGACTAGATCACGGTATTAATTTTCGTGAACTAGGCGGTTACCAGACCACTGGTGGCCAGACGATTAAATGGCAAAAATTATTACGTTGTGGTGGGATGTCGCTACTTAGTCCCCACGACCTCACTTATTTAGACCAATACGGATTACGTTACGATATTGACTTACGGCAAGCGAGTGAAGCCCAGTTATCACCTGACCGCTACCCACAAAGTACCCACTATCGTAATACTTCCGTCTATCCGTTCACCGATAACCGCCGTTTTGACCGGCGCCTCAAACGGTTAATCAAACGGATGATTATTGACGATAGTTTTAATGCCCAAACCTACGCTCAAATGGTCACTGACAGTCATCCGATTAAAGTTTGGCAACACCTGTTTGCAACACTTTTAGCTAACGACCAGCCGAATCAATCCCTCGTGTTTCACTGTGCCGCGGGTAAAGATCGAACTGGCGTAGCGGGTGCCTTAATCATGACCGCTTTAGACGTCCCACGTGATACCATTATGCAAGATTACTTGTTAACCAATGCCGTCTTTATGGCCGCTGATGAGCTCGACAACGATACCATCATTACTGAAGCCAACAATGGTGACTTAGCCAGCCATTTTAATACCGCCTTAGCGGTCGAAGCAGATAATTTAAAAATGGTATTTCATGTTTTCGATGATTTATACGGTGGTGGTCGTGGCTACCTCCGTGAGGCGCTCGGTTTAAGCCTGGCCGACCTTAATGAGTTAAAACAGCTTTATTTAGATGACCCTGCATAA
- a CDS encoding GMP reductase has translation MEIFDYEDIQLVPNKCVINSRSEADTTVTLGERRFKLPVVPANMATVINEDLAAWFATNDYFYIMHRFNPETRQQFIETMHAKQLYASISVGVKATEHDFIDALAAAAIVPEYITIDIAHGHADSVIAMIKHIKQVLPASFVIAGNVATPAAVRDLENAGADATKVGVGPGKACITKVKTGFGTGGWQLAAVRWCAKAARKPIIADGGVRTNGDIAKSIRFGATMVMIGSMLAGHQESPGNTLKIDGKTYKQYYGSASETQKGEHKNVEGKQMLVPYRGHLADTLNEMQEDLQSSISYAGGRDLKAITKCDYVIVKNSIYNGD, from the coding sequence ATGGAAATTTTTGATTATGAAGATATTCAACTTGTCCCCAATAAATGTGTCATTAATAGTCGATCCGAAGCTGATACGACGGTAACCCTTGGTGAACGCCGCTTTAAGCTTCCGGTAGTCCCAGCAAATATGGCAACGGTCATTAATGAAGACTTAGCCGCATGGTTCGCCACTAATGATTATTTTTATATCATGCACCGCTTTAACCCTGAAACTCGGCAGCAATTTATTGAAACAATGCATGCCAAGCAACTTTATGCTTCCATCTCAGTCGGCGTAAAAGCCACTGAACATGATTTCATTGACGCCTTAGCCGCCGCGGCCATCGTACCAGAATATATCACGATTGATATTGCGCACGGCCATGCGGACAGTGTGATTGCCATGATCAAGCATATCAAGCAAGTCCTCCCTGCTAGTTTCGTCATTGCCGGTAATGTCGCAACGCCAGCTGCCGTCCGCGACTTAGAAAATGCCGGCGCTGATGCGACCAAAGTCGGTGTGGGTCCAGGTAAGGCCTGCATCACTAAAGTCAAAACCGGTTTTGGGACCGGTGGCTGGCAATTAGCCGCCGTTCGTTGGTGTGCTAAAGCCGCCCGCAAACCGATTATCGCTGATGGCGGTGTCCGGACTAACGGCGACATTGCGAAGTCAATTCGGTTCGGTGCCACCATGGTCATGATTGGGTCAATGCTGGCCGGTCACCAAGAATCACCCGGTAATACCTTAAAAATTGACGGTAAAACTTACAAACAATATTATGGTTCTGCCAGTGAGACCCAAAAAGGCGAACATAAAAACGTTGAAGGTAAACAAATGCTGGTCCCATATCGCGGCCACTTAGCAGACACCTTGAATGAAATGCAAGAAGATTTACAATCATCCATTTCCTATGCTGGTGGTCGTGATTTAAAGGCCATCACCAAATGTGATTATGTCATCGTAAAAAATTCCATTTATAATGGTGACTAA
- a CDS encoding KUP/HAK/KT family potassium transporter has product MEKQKMPTRSLMGMLITLGVVYGDIGTSPLYVMNAIINDAGPLKKATPTYVIGSVSLIFWTLMLITTIKYVIIALQADNHHEGGIFALYALVRRRSKWLIVVALVGGAALLADGTLTPAVTVTSAVEGLRGLPGTAGFSQHPLLVPLTVTIILVGLFMIQNFGTTGIGRAFGPIMLVWFTFLGLAGLANIGQAPQILKALSPWYAVQILFSPTNKTGIFILGSVFLATTGAEALYSDMGHVGKANIKATWPFIYLMLTLNYLGQGAWIIQHAQQPAYREALNLNPFYEMIPANFKVAIIILATLAAIIASQALITGSYTLVDEAIGLKFLPRMVIKHPSKVRSQIYISTVNWLLCGGTLTIVWLFQTSARMEAAYGLAITITMLMTTILLTQFVQMKGHFGWSLVLLIAFGTLETTFLIASLTKFIHGGYLTLGLTLLIFLVMVTWYFGNRRRLQYNRDEEQVSLLDYRHQLTQLSHDDRYPLFATNLVYLAKVDAQYRLKRAILYSILDKQPKRAKVYWFITINETNQPYDCNYTVDMLETRNIVEVQLNLGFKKSQHVNIYLRRIVTHLIANRIIDPQHPHYGTIKHRQVGDFKFVVQNQQLMDLTSYPKMHQLDRLLIGGRVFLQNITPSPAVWYGLEFSDVLEETIPLFTTPATDATLTNHTICHQLKPPK; this is encoded by the coding sequence ATGGAAAAGCAAAAAATGCCAACGCGGTCATTGATGGGCATGTTAATTACCTTAGGAGTGGTCTATGGCGATATTGGAACATCGCCATTATATGTCATGAACGCCATTATTAATGATGCTGGGCCACTAAAAAAAGCCACGCCCACCTATGTCATCGGCTCAGTCTCCTTAATCTTTTGGACCTTAATGCTGATCACTACCATTAAATATGTCATTATCGCCTTACAAGCTGATAACCACCACGAAGGTGGCATTTTTGCGCTCTATGCCTTAGTGCGCCGCCGGTCTAAGTGGCTAATAGTCGTCGCTTTAGTGGGTGGCGCCGCCCTCTTAGCCGACGGAACTTTGACACCAGCCGTGACGGTAACTTCTGCAGTTGAAGGTCTCCGGGGACTACCTGGTACCGCTGGCTTTAGTCAGCATCCGTTGCTCGTCCCCCTAACCGTCACCATTATTTTAGTGGGCTTATTCATGATTCAAAACTTTGGCACCACTGGGATTGGTCGCGCATTTGGACCGATTATGTTAGTCTGGTTCACCTTTTTAGGCCTTGCCGGTTTAGCAAATATTGGACAGGCTCCTCAGATTTTAAAGGCACTTTCACCTTGGTATGCCGTCCAAATCTTATTCAGTCCGACTAATAAAACTGGAATTTTTATTTTAGGTAGTGTCTTTTTAGCCACGACCGGGGCCGAAGCACTCTACTCGGATATGGGCCACGTCGGTAAGGCCAATATTAAAGCAACCTGGCCGTTCATCTACCTCATGTTAACCTTAAATTATTTAGGCCAAGGCGCTTGGATTATTCAGCACGCGCAACAACCAGCCTATCGCGAGGCCTTGAATTTAAATCCTTTTTATGAAATGATTCCAGCTAATTTTAAAGTTGCTATTATTATTCTCGCTACCCTTGCCGCCATCATCGCATCTCAAGCCTTAATCACGGGCTCTTATACCTTGGTCGATGAAGCAATCGGGTTAAAATTTCTCCCCCGGATGGTCATCAAACACCCCAGTAAAGTCCGTAGTCAAATCTACATTAGCACCGTTAATTGGTTACTATGCGGCGGCACCTTAACGATTGTCTGGCTATTCCAGACATCGGCTCGCATGGAAGCGGCTTATGGTTTGGCAATTACCATCACCATGCTGATGACGACTATTTTATTGACTCAATTTGTTCAAATGAAGGGCCATTTTGGCTGGTCATTGGTTTTACTGATTGCCTTTGGGACACTGGAAACCACCTTTTTAATCGCCAGTCTGACTAAATTCATTCACGGCGGCTACCTCACCTTGGGGCTCACCCTACTAATCTTTCTTGTGATGGTCACTTGGTATTTTGGTAATCGACGCCGGTTACAATACAACCGGGATGAAGAACAGGTCAGTCTACTCGATTATCGCCATCAGCTCACCCAGTTAAGCCATGATGACCGCTATCCCTTATTCGCAACTAATCTAGTCTACTTAGCCAAAGTCGATGCTCAATATCGACTCAAACGGGCGATTTTATATTCCATCTTAGATAAACAACCCAAACGAGCGAAAGTTTACTGGTTTATTACGATTAACGAAACTAATCAACCCTATGATTGTAACTATACAGTTGATATGTTGGAGACTCGGAATATCGTCGAAGTTCAACTCAATCTTGGCTTCAAAAAGTCACAACACGTTAACATCTATTTGCGGCGCATTGTTACCCACCTGATTGCCAACCGGATTATTGACCCACAACATCCGCATTACGGGACCATCAAGCATCGCCAAGTTGGTGATTTCAAATTCGTCGTTCAAAATCAACAACTGATGGACCTAACCAGTTATCCGAAGATGCATCAGCTGGACCGCTTATTAATCGGGGGCCGGGTCTTCTTACAAAACATTACGCCGTCACCAGCCGTTTGGTATGGCTTGGAGTTTAGCGACGTTCTTGAAGAAACAATCCCACTGTTCACCACCCCAGCAACGGATGCTACCCTCACTAATCACACCATCTGCCATCAGTTAAAGCCACCAAAATAA
- a CDS encoding glycerate kinase, giving the protein MMEALIAIDSFKKSMTSIQANQIVADQFAKQGINSRQIAIADGGEGTVAAFLANQPGGMTVQVATVDINQRPIQATYGYFADQKLAVIEVAAASGIQFITAGLTPAETNTYGTGILIKAAIARGAQKIVIGLGGSGTVDGGAGILRALGYRFFDAQNQELKMVGADLSRVAHWDATQVTKAVQAVTFVTASDVTNPLTGPTGAATIFGPQKGLTTVAVASYDQAMQHFMQVTAGQVSAHLGDGAAGGIGFALRYFLGAQVQSGFKLIADLSQLTAQIATVDFVVSGEGQVDDQSFMGKVPIQISERAQAAQKACYLMVGNQKGANQAFADHGVTAVLPIVDHVATLAAAMQEGPANLARMADRLARIISACK; this is encoded by the coding sequence ATGATGGAAGCACTAATTGCGATTGATTCATTTAAGAAATCAATGACGAGCATTCAAGCCAATCAAATTGTGGCAGATCAATTTGCTAAGCAGGGCATCAACTCTCGCCAAATTGCCATTGCGGATGGTGGTGAAGGAACGGTAGCGGCATTTTTAGCCAATCAACCTGGTGGTATGACGGTACAAGTGGCAACCGTTGATATTAACCAACGGCCCATTCAGGCAACTTATGGGTACTTTGCGGATCAGAAGTTAGCCGTGATTGAAGTCGCCGCCGCTTCGGGTATTCAGTTCATTACGGCGGGGCTAACGCCTGCTGAGACGAACACGTACGGTACTGGTATATTGATTAAAGCGGCCATTGCGCGTGGGGCCCAAAAGATTGTGATTGGGCTTGGCGGCAGTGGTACGGTGGACGGTGGTGCTGGAATCTTACGGGCATTGGGTTATCGTTTCTTTGATGCGCAAAATCAAGAGTTAAAGATGGTCGGCGCCGATTTGAGTCGCGTAGCGCATTGGGATGCAACTCAGGTGACTAAAGCTGTCCAAGCAGTGACGTTTGTCACGGCCTCGGATGTCACCAATCCGCTGACTGGTCCTACGGGGGCCGCAACTATCTTTGGTCCTCAAAAAGGGCTGACTACCGTAGCAGTGGCGAGTTATGATCAAGCGATGCAGCATTTTATGCAGGTTACCGCTGGGCAAGTTAGTGCGCACTTAGGCGATGGTGCTGCGGGTGGCATTGGGTTTGCGTTACGGTACTTTCTAGGTGCCCAAGTCCAGTCAGGATTTAAACTAATTGCAGATTTGAGCCAGTTAACAGCTCAAATTGCGACAGTTGATTTCGTGGTTTCTGGCGAGGGGCAAGTCGATGATCAGAGCTTTATGGGGAAGGTGCCGATTCAGATTAGCGAACGTGCCCAAGCCGCTCAAAAAGCGTGCTACTTAATGGTAGGTAATCAAAAAGGTGCCAATCAGGCCTTTGCTGATCATGGCGTTACCGCAGTATTGCCAATTGTGGACCATGTCGCAACTTTGGCGGCAGCGATGCAGGAAGGGCCAGCTAATTTAGCCCGCATGGCCGACCGTTTGGCACGGATTATCAGTGCTTGTAAATAA
- the cls gene encoding cardiolipin synthase produces the protein MNVIVIINAIAAVVTVFRDRRDIAATWAWLLVLIMIPVVGFIAYAFLGRKLPKNRMFRLKKETQIRLEEMIQRQRNELGSELMPADAVTSSVRGMVSLFLNSDGALLSRKNQVKIFTDGHEKFQALFKDIEAAQHHVHVEYYTFYNDKIGNELLHLLERKAAAGVDVRVVYDPWGSMGTFKSFFKHLEELGGHARPFLGGHSAILDFRLNFRDHRKIVVVDGQVGYVGGFNVGDQYLGRDKKFGYWRDTHLRIVGSGVFELQERFVRDWNATDAEHRIEPNAEMFPVIKVKGNTSLQIVSSGPDNDGEQIKMGYIKMIMTAQHRLWIQSPYLIPDDSVLDAIRIAAMSGVDVRIIVPDKPDHAFVYRATQYYARELAEAGVKIYYYNNGFIHAKTIVIDGQVGSVGSANLDFRSFKLNFEVNAFLYDTELAQELEEIFLKDQALSSLVTVQDFKDQPFWLKFKQTFSRLLSPIL, from the coding sequence ATGAACGTCATAGTTATTATCAATGCGATTGCTGCCGTTGTGACGGTATTTAGAGATCGCCGCGATATTGCCGCCACTTGGGCATGGTTATTAGTTTTAATCATGATTCCAGTTGTGGGCTTTATCGCATACGCTTTTTTGGGGCGGAAGTTACCGAAAAATCGGATGTTTCGGTTGAAGAAAGAAACCCAAATTCGATTAGAAGAGATGATTCAACGGCAACGCAATGAGCTGGGGTCGGAATTAATGCCCGCTGATGCGGTTACCAGTTCCGTACGTGGGATGGTTAGTCTTTTCTTGAATTCCGATGGCGCTTTACTCAGTCGTAAGAATCAGGTCAAGATTTTTACGGATGGGCATGAAAAGTTTCAGGCGCTGTTCAAAGATATTGAAGCTGCACAGCACCATGTCCATGTGGAGTACTATACTTTTTACAACGATAAGATCGGTAATGAATTATTACATTTATTGGAACGAAAAGCGGCTGCCGGCGTCGATGTCCGCGTTGTCTATGATCCTTGGGGGTCAATGGGCACGTTCAAGAGTTTCTTCAAACACTTGGAAGAATTAGGCGGGCATGCGCGGCCATTCTTAGGCGGGCATTCGGCAATCTTGGACTTCCGCCTTAACTTTCGGGATCATCGTAAGATTGTCGTTGTTGATGGTCAAGTAGGGTATGTCGGTGGGTTTAACGTTGGTGACCAGTATCTTGGCCGTGATAAGAAATTTGGCTATTGGCGGGATACGCATTTGAGAATTGTGGGTTCCGGGGTCTTTGAATTACAAGAACGGTTTGTTCGGGACTGGAACGCCACGGATGCTGAACATCGCATTGAACCCAATGCCGAAATGTTTCCAGTTATCAAAGTTAAAGGGAACACCTCGTTACAAATTGTTTCGAGTGGTCCAGATAATGATGGTGAACAAATTAAGATGGGCTATATTAAAATGATCATGACGGCCCAGCATCGTCTATGGATTCAATCGCCATACTTGATTCCTGATGACTCAGTTTTAGATGCCATCCGAATTGCGGCCATGTCAGGGGTTGATGTCCGGATTATCGTGCCTGATAAGCCCGATCATGCCTTTGTCTATCGAGCCACGCAATATTATGCGCGCGAATTAGCTGAAGCCGGTGTGAAAATTTATTATTATAATAATGGCTTTATTCATGCGAAGACCATCGTGATTGATGGTCAGGTTGGGTCAGTTGGATCAGCTAATCTTGATTTCCGGAGCTTTAAGTTGAACTTTGAAGTGAATGCCTTTTTGTATGATACCGAATTGGCACAAGAGCTTGAAGAAATCTTCTTAAAAGATCAAGCGTTGAGTAGTTTAGTGACGGTCCAAGACTTTAAAGATCAGCCCTTTTGGTTGAAGTTTAAACAAACATTTTCACGATTGTTATCACCAATTTTATAA